One window of the Hyperolius riggenbachi isolate aHypRig1 chromosome 5, aHypRig1.pri, whole genome shotgun sequence genome contains the following:
- the EOMES gene encoding eomesodermin homolog has protein sequence MQLGEQILTSSAPNLPHTFYPLPGDPNSAAQSPGLDFNVGQHKSQQQQHKKYPRGLLDSPRETGSSNTVASTMLSEASDSFQATKSLQDTSRKGSPVVEEDLSVAPPTSAPRYLDNSLQAASERYYLQSQGQPPQQTGAELGSPCSIFPYAPPQHSAVYQAGGAARYPPYSSMLPPAGFSPPVCPSRPQYSTGYQYSQAPGTMYSPYPAAGSGSGLSALGLPGSGTGVRAQVYLCNRPLWLKFHRHQTEMIITKQGRRMFPFLSFNITGLNPTAHYNVFVEVVLADPNHWRFQGGKWVTCGKADNNMQGNKVYVHPESPNTGAHWMRQEISFGKLKLTNNKGANNNNTQMIVLQSLHKYQPRLHIVEVSEDGVEDINDSAKTQTFTFPETQFIAVTAYQNTDITQLKIDHNPFAKGFRDNYDSMYTASENDRLTPSPADSPRSHQIVPGARYSVQPFFQEQFVNNLPPTRYYSGERTVPQTSGLLSTQGNEEVATAPPQRWFVTPVQQAGANKLDMNPYDTDYSSSSLLTYGIKSLPIQTSHPMAYYPDAAFASMTGWGSRSSPYQRKVATGLPWSSRSSPSGFTEDLLPKDKVKEELSSSWVETPPSIKSLDSNDSGVYTGSCKRRRLSPSTSSNENSPPIKCEDIASEDYKDASKGLGYYSFYSSS, from the exons GGATTTCAACGTTGGGCAACACAAAAGCCAACAGCAGCAACACAAGAAGTACCCCAGAGGCCTCCTAGATAGCCCAAGGGAAACCGGTAGCAGCAACACTGTGGCCAGCACTATGCTCAGCGAGGCCAGCGACAGCTTCCAGGCCACCAAAAGCCTACAGGACACCAGCAGGAAGGGCTCaccggtggtggaggaggacctgAGCGTTGCTCCACCAACTTCAGCTCCTCGCTATCTGGACAACTCTCTACAGGCAGCGTCTGAGCGCTACTACCTGCAGTCCCAGGGCCAGCCACCCCAGCAGACAGGGGCAGAGCTGGGCTCCCCCTGCTCCATCTTCCCCTATGCCCCACCACAGCACAGTGCCGTGTACCAGGCAGGAGGGGCGGCCAGGTACCCCCCATACAGCAGCATGCTACCTCCAGCCGGCTTCTCCCCTCCAGTGTGCCCCTCACGCCCGCAGTACTCCACCGGCTACCAGTACAGCCAGGcgcctggcaccatgtacagccCCTACCCGGCTGCGGGCTCTGGCAGCGGACTCAGTGCCCTCGGACTGCCTGGCAGCGGCACTGGGGTGCGGGCACAAGTCTACCTCTGCAACCGACCCCTGTGGCTGAAGTTTCACCGACACCAGACTGAGATGATCATCACCAAGCAGGGCAG GAGGATGTTCCCGTTCCTCAGCTTCAACATCACCGGATTAAACCCGACAGCCCATTACAACGTGTTTGTGGAGGTGGTTTTGGCTGACCCCAACCATTGGCGATTCCAGGGGGGAAAGTGGGTGACCTGCGGGAAAGCCGACAATAACATGCAAG GCAATAAGGTGTACGTCCACCCCGAGTCTCCCAACACTGGAGCGCACTGGATGAGGCAGGAGATCTCCTTCGGGAAACTGAAACTCACTAACAACAAAGGGGCCAATAATAACAACACACAG ATGATTGTTCTGCAGTCTCTCCACAAATATCAGCCACGACTCCATATTGTGGAGGTCAGTGAAGATGGAGTAGAGGACATCAACGACTCAGCTAAAACCCAGACATTCACTTTCCCCGAGACCCAGTTCATTGCTGTCACGGCATACCAGAATACAGAT ATCACCCAGCTGAAAATCGACCACAACCCCTTTGCAAAAGGCTTCAGAGACAACTATGACTC CATGTACACGGCCTCAGAGAATGACCGATTAACTCCATCTCCTGCGGATTCTCCTAGATCGCACCAGATCGTGCCCGGAGCTCGCTACAGCGTCCAGCCCTTCTTCCAGGAACAATTTGTCAACAACCTGCCCCCTACCCGATACTACAGCGGAGAGAGGACTGTACCCCAGACCAGTGGCCTCCTCTCCACTCAGGGCAACGAAGAGGTGGCCAccgctcctcctcagaggtggtttGTGACTCCTGTCCAACAAGCAGGGGCCAATAAACTGGACATGAATCCTTACGACACGGACTATTCTTCCAGTTCACTTCTCACATACGGCATTAAGTCTTTGCCTATTCAGACCTCTCACCCAATGGCATACTACCCAGATGCGGCGTTTGCCTCTATGACCGGCTGGGGTAGCAGAAGTTCCCCTTATCAAAGGAAAGTGGCAACTGGTTTACCGTGGTCCTCAAGGTCAAGCCCTTCAGGCTTCACTGAAGACCTTCTGCCTAAAGACAAGGTCAAAGAAGAATTGAGTTCCTCGTGGGTGGAGACACCTCCGTCCATTAAGTCTCTGGACTCTAATGACTCAGGCGTGTACACTGGATCTTGTAAGAGAAGGCGACTATCTCCTAGCACTTCCAGCAACGAAAACTCCCCTCCAATCAAATGTGAGGACATTGCAAGCGAAGACTATAAGGATGCCTCCAAAGGCCTAGGCTATTATTCCTTCTATTCTAGTTCTTAA